In the Flagellimonas sp. HMM57 genome, one interval contains:
- the egtB gene encoding ergothioneine biosynthesis protein EgtB: MILIDSLLDLFLETRKHSEDICQPLEIEDYVVQPVVDVSPPKWHLGHTTWFFEEFILKPHATNYTLFDEDFSFVFNSYYETVGKRVVRSDRGNLSRPSVKKVYEYRNYVTAGIKKFFETNQTDEINSLLEIGIHHEKQHQELLLTDIKFILGNNPLLPVYSNTFNDHPVETHQQDWISVEDGIYEIGHNSDDFCYDNELGRHKVYLPAYEISNKLVTNEEYIEFIKAGGYQRFDIWHAEGWDWVNQNKVSSPLYWHSIDGEWHNYTAQGLQKIQKEAPLTHISYFEAFAYAQWKGYRIPTEFEWEAAQSFFPWGKRWEWTESAYLPYPKYQKADGALGEYNGKFMVSQKVLRGGSVATPKKHTRHTYRNFFHPQLRWQFTGLRLAK; this comes from the coding sequence ATGATTCTTATCGATTCCCTTTTGGATCTCTTTTTGGAGACCCGAAAGCACTCTGAGGATATCTGTCAACCTTTGGAAATTGAAGATTATGTCGTCCAGCCCGTGGTAGATGTAAGTCCACCCAAATGGCATTTAGGCCACACTACCTGGTTCTTTGAGGAATTTATCCTGAAACCACATGCAACCAATTACACCTTATTCGATGAAGACTTCTCTTTTGTCTTTAACAGTTACTATGAAACCGTTGGAAAACGAGTGGTACGTTCGGATAGAGGTAATTTGTCCAGACCATCCGTAAAAAAGGTCTATGAGTACCGAAATTATGTTACAGCGGGAATCAAAAAGTTTTTTGAAACCAATCAGACCGATGAGATCAATTCGCTATTGGAAATTGGAATTCACCATGAAAAACAACACCAAGAGTTGTTGTTGACCGATATTAAGTTCATCTTGGGCAACAATCCTTTATTGCCTGTATATTCCAACACCTTTAATGACCATCCTGTAGAAACCCATCAACAGGACTGGATTTCCGTAGAAGATGGCATCTACGAGATAGGGCATAATTCTGATGATTTCTGTTATGACAACGAATTGGGCAGGCATAAGGTATATCTGCCCGCATATGAAATTTCCAATAAATTGGTCACTAACGAAGAATACATCGAGTTTATAAAGGCTGGTGGCTACCAACGTTTTGATATTTGGCATGCCGAAGGATGGGATTGGGTGAATCAAAACAAAGTTTCTTCACCATTATATTGGCATTCTATTGATGGGGAATGGCACAATTACACGGCACAAGGTCTTCAAAAAATACAAAAAGAAGCCCCGTTGACGCATATTTCCTATTTTGAAGCTTTTGCCTATGCGCAATGGAAAGGATATCGTATCCCTACAGAATTTGAATGGGAGGCGGCCCAGTCATTTTTTCCATGGGGCAAACGCTGGGAGTGGACCGAAAGCGCCTATCTGCCCTATCCCAAGTACCAAAAAGCCGATGGAGCGCTCGGTGAATACAACGGGAAGTTTATGGTGAGCCAAAAAGTACTCAGAGGAGGTTCCGTGGCAACACCTAAAAAACATACAAGACACACCTATAGAAATTTTTTCCACCCCCAATTAAGATGGCAGTTTACCGGTTTAAGGTTGGCCAAATAA
- a CDS encoding L-histidine N(alpha)-methyltransferase produces the protein MQDNEATTFTSAFEQEVYEGLTAYPKYLSSKYFYDEVGDKLFQDIMAMPEYYLTDCEFTILEENKAKIAELFSKNEEPFSLFELGAGDGKKTKILLRHFIEKNIPFDYRPIDISQNALDQLEESLKEEIPQVEINTLQGTYFDTLRDIGNANGRKKIILFLGSNIGNLLHPQAVEFLKNMRDSINEGDLIFMGFDQKKNPQSILDAYNDKTGITEAFNKNILARINKEMGANFDLDKFLHWEVYDPETGTAKSYLVSKEEQEVFIESLALKIRLKPWETIHTEISQKYDDAVVAWLARKASLKILTEFTDSEKNYKNYVFKK, from the coding sequence ATGCAAGACAACGAAGCCACTACGTTTACCTCAGCTTTTGAGCAAGAGGTCTATGAAGGTCTAACGGCCTATCCTAAATATTTATCTTCCAAGTATTTTTATGATGAAGTGGGCGATAAGCTGTTTCAAGATATTATGGCAATGCCCGAGTATTATCTAACCGATTGTGAGTTTACTATTCTGGAAGAGAACAAAGCTAAGATTGCGGAGCTTTTCAGTAAAAACGAAGAACCCTTTAGCTTATTTGAACTTGGGGCCGGTGATGGAAAAAAGACAAAAATACTGCTGCGCCATTTTATTGAAAAAAATATTCCTTTTGACTATAGGCCTATTGATATTAGCCAGAATGCACTGGACCAATTGGAAGAATCATTAAAAGAAGAAATTCCGCAGGTTGAAATAAACACGTTACAGGGTACTTATTTTGATACGCTTCGGGATATTGGAAACGCCAACGGACGAAAGAAAATCATCCTTTTTCTGGGCTCTAACATTGGGAATCTATTACATCCCCAAGCCGTTGAATTCTTGAAAAATATGAGAGATTCCATAAATGAAGGAGATTTGATATTTATGGGATTTGACCAAAAGAAAAATCCACAGAGCATACTTGATGCCTACAATGACAAAACAGGTATTACCGAAGCTTTTAATAAGAACATTCTAGCCCGTATCAATAAAGAAATGGGGGCAAATTTTGATTTGGACAAGTTTTTACATTGGGAAGTTTATGACCCAGAAACAGGAACCGCCAAAAGTTACCTGGTATCAAAAGAAGAACAGGAGGTCTTCATTGAAAGTTTAGCGTTGAAAATCCGTCTTAAACCTTGGGAAACCATTCATACGGAAATTTCACAAAAATATGATGATGCTGTAGTAGCGTGGTTGGCCAGAAAAGCGAGCCTTAAAATACTAACAGAATTCACCGATTCTGAAAAAAACTACAAGAACTACGTGTTTAAAAAATAA
- a CDS encoding DUF427 domain-containing protein codes for MKAIWNNTVIAESNDTVVIENNHYFPEESIKKEFFKPSDTHTTCPWKGVASYYTITVEGKENTDAAWYYPETSELAKSIKGKVAFWKGVTIEA; via the coding sequence ATGAAAGCAATTTGGAACAATACAGTTATAGCTGAAAGTAATGATACTGTTGTTATTGAAAACAATCACTACTTTCCCGAAGAAAGCATTAAAAAAGAGTTTTTTAAGCCCAGCGATACGCACACCACGTGCCCGTGGAAAGGTGTTGCCTCTTATTACACAATAACCGTGGAGGGAAAGGAAAACACAGACGCTGCGTGGTACTATCCAGAGACAAGTGAGCTCGCTAAGTCCATAAAAGGAAAAGTGGCCTTTTGGAAAGGAGTTACCATTGAAGCTTAG
- a CDS encoding isoamylase early set domain-containing protein: MAIKKQYLKSKPVCKVTFTVPAEEAKKVAVVGDFNNWNPKGSTLRKLKNGTFKGTFELPKENTYEFRYLVDGAYVNDSEADRFQWNDYAGAENAVLEV, translated from the coding sequence ATGGCAATAAAAAAACAGTACCTTAAAAGCAAGCCGGTCTGCAAAGTCACATTTACAGTGCCCGCCGAAGAAGCAAAAAAAGTTGCAGTTGTTGGAGATTTCAATAATTGGAACCCTAAAGGAAGCACCTTAAGAAAATTAAAAAACGGTACCTTTAAAGGTACCTTCGAGCTTCCAAAAGAAAATACCTATGAGTTTAGATACTTGGTAGATGGAGCATATGTGAACGACTCCGAAGCAGACCGTTTCCAGTGGAACGATTATGCTGGAGCAGAAAATGCGGTTCTAGAAGTATAA
- a CDS encoding aminotransferase class V-fold PLP-dependent enzyme, giving the protein MQNLRKKFPVLNQCIYANTAATGLLYEDLMEWRQEHDLDYLIGGSNMKMKSFEVMSEVRKTVGGFFHCKPENIALVPNFTLGLNMVLDGLREEKNVLLLKEDYPSLHWPFETRDFTIETIDIDEHLEDSIYEKVKTGTIDVLALSLVQWVNGIKIDLDFLKKLKKEFQDLLILVDGTQFCGTQEFDFQDSGIDILVTSTYKWLLSGYGNGFVLIKDEVKPHFSFKSIGYGSADWDTDKKTDISFCKHLEPGHLDTLNFGSLQFSLNFLTNIGMEHITAQLEKLSLKAKSEFSSLGLLEERVVNRNQHSTIFNIKGDRELFEKLKQENVVCALRGNGIRLSFHFYNTENEIDVIMDILKS; this is encoded by the coding sequence ATGCAAAATCTAAGAAAAAAATTTCCCGTCTTAAACCAATGTATCTATGCCAATACCGCTGCAACAGGATTGTTGTATGAAGATTTAATGGAATGGCGTCAAGAGCACGACCTTGATTATCTAATAGGTGGCAGCAATATGAAAATGAAAAGTTTTGAGGTGATGTCCGAGGTGAGGAAAACTGTGGGCGGGTTTTTTCATTGCAAACCAGAAAATATTGCTTTAGTGCCAAATTTTACGTTGGGATTGAATATGGTATTGGATGGACTACGGGAAGAAAAGAATGTTCTTCTGCTGAAGGAGGATTATCCATCCCTACACTGGCCGTTCGAAACTAGGGATTTTACTATTGAGACCATTGATATTGACGAACACCTGGAAGATAGTATTTATGAAAAGGTGAAAACAGGAACAATCGATGTTCTGGCATTGAGCCTGGTACAATGGGTAAATGGTATTAAGATAGACCTTGACTTTTTGAAAAAACTGAAAAAAGAGTTTCAAGACCTTTTGATACTGGTCGATGGTACTCAATTCTGTGGCACACAAGAATTCGATTTTCAGGATTCGGGAATCGATATTTTGGTGACAAGTACGTATAAATGGCTTTTATCGGGTTATGGTAATGGTTTTGTTTTGATAAAGGATGAAGTAAAGCCGCACTTCAGCTTTAAAAGTATCGGTTACGGTTCTGCGGATTGGGATACGGACAAGAAAACAGATATTTCTTTTTGTAAGCATTTGGAACCAGGGCACTTGGACACCCTTAATTTTGGTAGCCTTCAATTTTCCCTCAACTTTTTGACGAATATTGGTATGGAACATATTACGGCCCAGTTGGAAAAGCTGTCCCTAAAAGCTAAATCGGAATTTTCATCATTGGGATTGCTGGAGGAACGCGTTGTGAATAGAAATCAACACAGTACTATTTTCAATATAAAAGGCGATAGGGAGCTTTTTGAGAAGTTGAAACAAGAAAATGTAGTCTGTGCATTACGTGGAAATGGAATTCGTTTAAGTTTTCACTTCTATAACACCGAAAATGAGATAGATGTCATTATGGATATACTTAAATCGTAA
- a CDS encoding 2TM domain-containing protein has product MLSRKKRKDTVDLEQHEFLEYAQKRVRQKKRLFSHFVIFLIGCVFLVIANKALNYGDPYDWSIWAILLWAFLFAIHAFNVFVTHKFMGQNWERKQREKLVAKQKQRIAEIQKEIETDFPLSKINKKKDL; this is encoded by the coding sequence ATGTTATCAAGAAAGAAGCGGAAAGATACAGTTGATTTAGAACAGCATGAATTTCTGGAATATGCTCAAAAACGTGTACGACAAAAAAAGCGACTGTTCTCACATTTTGTTATTTTCCTTATCGGGTGTGTGTTTTTGGTTATTGCCAATAAAGCACTTAACTATGGTGACCCCTATGATTGGTCTATCTGGGCTATACTTTTATGGGCGTTTTTGTTCGCCATTCATGCATTCAATGTTTTTGTCACACATAAGTTCATGGGGCAAAACTGGGAGCGAAAGCAACGGGAAAAATTAGTTGCGAAACAAAAGCAACGTATCGCTGAAATTCAAAAAGAAATAGAAACCGATTTTCCGCTATCCAAAATCAATAAAAAAAAAGACCTTTGA
- a CDS encoding dihydrofolate reductase, producing the protein MKQLTIIAATGENNALGINNDLPWHLPDDFKRFKALTTGHKIIMGRKTLESFPKALPNREHIVITRDKTYVPKFPCTLVHSITDAIALTANTQQAFIIGGGEIYKQAMEFATTIELTRIHASFEADTFFPEIDESIWALVKKEHHPKDEKHNYEFTYLTYSRRQV; encoded by the coding sequence TTGAAGCAATTGACGATTATTGCAGCCACTGGAGAAAACAATGCCCTGGGAATAAACAACGACCTCCCTTGGCATTTACCAGATGATTTTAAGCGATTTAAAGCCTTGACCACAGGACATAAAATCATCATGGGGCGTAAAACTCTGGAAAGTTTTCCCAAAGCTTTACCAAACAGGGAACATATCGTAATTACAAGGGATAAAACTTATGTTCCTAAATTCCCATGCACATTAGTACACTCCATTACCGATGCCATTGCATTGACAGCTAATACACAACAAGCATTTATCATAGGGGGCGGTGAAATCTATAAGCAAGCTATGGAATTTGCGACAACTATTGAATTGACACGAATCCATGCGTCTTTTGAGGCAGACACTTTCTTTCCGGAAATTGATGAAAGTATTTGGGCTCTCGTCAAAAAGGAACATCACCCAAAGGATGAGAAGCACAATTACGAGTTTACCTATTTGACCTATAGTAGGCGACAGGTTTAA
- the murI gene encoding glutamate racemase, which translates to MLKPIGFFDSGVGGTSIWRELNKLLPYERTVYLADSKNAPYGTKSKEEIVELCIKNTELLLEEDCKLIVVACNTATTNAIEYLRENYHVPFIGIEPAIKPAALQTRTKKVGVLATKGTLASSLFHNTSKLFAEGIAIIEQEGTGLVELIETGEVNSKKTRALLRKYIDPMLQKNIDCLVLGCTHYPYLVPLLQDFFPDGVHIIDSREAVARQTKAILAQNQLLVKEKEIVQHFFYSNSNVEVLQNLVNGDNVTVAFKDF; encoded by the coding sequence ATGCTTAAACCTATAGGTTTTTTTGATTCAGGAGTAGGAGGTACCTCTATCTGGAGGGAACTAAACAAGCTTCTTCCATATGAACGTACGGTGTACTTGGCAGACAGTAAAAATGCACCTTACGGAACAAAATCAAAAGAAGAGATAGTAGAATTGTGCATTAAGAATACAGAACTTCTCCTAGAAGAGGATTGCAAATTAATTGTAGTAGCCTGTAATACTGCAACCACAAATGCTATCGAGTATTTAAGGGAGAATTACCATGTGCCGTTTATAGGAATAGAACCCGCAATTAAGCCTGCTGCTCTTCAAACAAGGACTAAAAAAGTTGGTGTTTTGGCAACAAAGGGAACGCTTGCAAGCAGTTTATTTCACAATACATCAAAGCTATTTGCTGAAGGAATTGCAATAATTGAACAAGAAGGTACGGGTTTGGTTGAGTTAATTGAGACCGGTGAAGTCAATTCTAAAAAAACCAGAGCGCTATTGAGAAAATATATAGACCCAATGCTTCAAAAGAATATTGATTGTCTTGTTTTGGGCTGTACCCATTACCCTTATTTGGTACCATTATTACAAGATTTTTTTCCTGATGGCGTTCATATCATAGATTCGAGAGAGGCCGTTGCAAGACAGACAAAAGCTATTTTAGCCCAAAACCAATTACTGGTTAAAGAAAAGGAAATAGTACAACATTTCTTTTATTCCAATTCAAATGTTGAGGTGCTTCAAAACCTTGTAAATGGTGATAATGTTACCGTAGCGTTTAAAGATTTTTAA
- a CDS encoding OmpH family outer membrane protein yields MKNVKKIAVAIVLFVAATGFVNAQSKTAHINVQQLLSEMPEMKAAQAELKKLQETYKADIESSMTELKNKYTQYSNEATSKSEEENQKRAVELQGFEKNIQEAEQAAVQEMQKKQQELFAPISEKAKQAIEKVAAAQGFDYVIDASPGLSLIVAKGQDLLPAVKQELGF; encoded by the coding sequence ATGAAAAATGTAAAGAAGATTGCTGTAGCCATTGTTTTATTTGTTGCAGCTACTGGTTTTGTAAATGCGCAAAGCAAGACAGCACATATAAATGTGCAGCAATTGCTATCGGAAATGCCAGAGATGAAAGCTGCTCAAGCTGAGCTTAAAAAATTACAGGAAACGTACAAGGCAGATATAGAGAGCTCTATGACTGAGCTTAAAAATAAATATACGCAATATTCCAATGAGGCCACTTCCAAATCTGAAGAAGAAAATCAGAAAAGGGCAGTAGAGCTTCAGGGATTTGAGAAAAACATACAGGAAGCTGAGCAGGCAGCTGTTCAAGAAATGCAAAAGAAGCAACAGGAATTGTTCGCTCCCATTTCTGAAAAGGCGAAACAAGCTATCGAAAAAGTTGCTGCGGCACAAGGTTTCGATTACGTCATTGATGCCAGTCCGGGCTTAAGCTTAATAGTTGCTAAAGGGCAAGATTTACTTCCAGCAGTTAAGCAAGAATTAGGCTTCTAA